The proteins below are encoded in one region of Kazachstania africana CBS 2517 chromosome 6, complete genome:
- the EFM5 gene encoding protein-lysine N-methyltransferase (similar to Saccharomyces cerevisiae YGR001C; ancestral locus Anc_4.127), which translates to MSDSDSDIELTLSANALAALQEFKQEEQQRQEEFQKLYKQSDEDFQNKVQKEGMNLFKEDWQLSQFWYNDNTADTLARALLEGADSETVIAVVSAPSVYAAIQKMPKEDIPTEHIYLFEFDTRFELLAGKDHFVYYDYNKPTEFESSIKGKVDRLLIDPPFLNDDCQTKSSITAKTLLAPNDKSKTQNASLKHRLISCTGERMHEIMFNVYPDIHITTFLPEHANGLSNEFRCYANFEWDAWKFTQV; encoded by the exons ATGTCAGACTCAGATTCAGATATTGAATT AACATTATCAGCCAATGCTTTAGCTGCATTACAAGAATTTAAGCAGGAGGAACAACAACGTCAGGAAGAGTTCCAGAAACTTTACAAGCAGAGTGATGAAGACTTCCAGAACAAAGTGCAAAAAGAAGGTatgaatcttttcaaagaagattGGCAGTTATCACAATTTTGGTACAACGACAACACTGCTGATACATTAGCTAGGGCTTTATTAGAAGGTGCCGACTCAGAAACAGTCATAGCTGTTGTCAGTGCACCATCAGTGTATGCTGCTATTCAAAAGATGCCTAAGGAGGATATACCTACTGAAcatatttatctttttgaGTTCGACACCAGATTCGAATTATTGGCCGGTAAAGATCATTTTGTTTACTACGACTACAATAAACCAACCGAATTCGAATCAAGCATCAAGGGAAAAGTTGATAGACTCTTGATCGACCCACCATTCTTAAATGACGACTGCCAAACAAAAT CATCTATAACCGCAAAGACATTGTTGGCCCCTAATGACAAATCCAAGACACAGAATGCTTCGTTGAAACATCGTCTAATTTCCTGCACAGGTGAGAGAATGCACGAAATTATGTTCAACGTCTATCCAGACATTCACATTACTACATTTTTACCAGAACACGCCAATGGTCTAAGTAACGAATTCAGATGTTATGCCAATTTCGAATGGGATGCATGGAAATTTACGCAAGTATAA
- the RPN14 gene encoding Rpn14p (similar to Saccharomyces cerevisiae RPN14 (YGL004C); ancestral locus Anc_4.119), with translation MEKEVSVAHIQHDFVDCIRDKYQGNEGTENDAFFINVDQSLDKVEEYRVKVLKEKDVFSIENGNTFEKLNSAVYQANLDNKKYKFQTIRHDHTIEKTSVNWTSVDVFQGQKTLYCLGDSNGNIAVYNAKYETVREIEDAHASDITSLKFFPSGEVLLSASTDMQLKLWSIMDGSSPRTFVGHKSKVTGTAMIERGRNFLSSSHDGTIRLWECGSGLNLHSFKRKENPNDGVNTIQLMSHVNNVHESESANDLEFGTTGKQILGGHVSGVITLHDVFSKRQVLQIPSAFMSSCSSLTINSSDNNYVYGGYENGALALWDLRNPLKPVDVAYINKGIPVNYTYYFNGSLYVSSGVDTSMKFETDPSTKFINTNSPTFLVSEDHEIAQYTGISSSNGVVAVGNWGFCAEYSN, from the coding sequence ATGGAAAAGGAAGTTTCAGTAGCACATATCCAACATGATTTTGTAGATTGTATTCGTGATAAATATCAGGGAAATGAAGGTACCGAAAACGATGccttttttattaatgtCGACCAAAGCTTAGATAAGGTGGAGGAATATAGAGTGAAAGTTCTAAAGGAAAAGGACGTATTtagtattgaaaatggGAATACTTttgagaaattgaattctgCTGTGTATCAAGCTAATTTGGACaacaaaaaatacaaatttcaAACTATTAGGCATGACCatacaattgaaaagacaaGTGTTAATTGGACCTCAGTGGACGTGTTTCAAGGACAAAAGACATTGTATTGCCTGGGTGACTCTAATGGTAATATAGCTGTTTACAACGCTAAATATGAAACTGTTAGGGAGATAGAGGATGCACATGCAAGCGATATAACCTCATTAAAGTTCTTTCCTAGTGGTGAGGTACTTTTATCAGCATCCACTGATATGCAACTAAAATTGTGGTCTATTATGGATGGTTCGAGTCCAAGAACCTTTGTTGGCCACAAATCGAAAGTAACAGGAACTGCTATGATAGAGCGAGGAAGAAACTTTCTCTCTTCCTCACATGATGGTACTATCCGCCTATGGGAATGTGGTTCTGGCCTCAATTTGCATTCTTTCAAGAGAAAGGAAAACCCAAATGATGGTGTAAATACAATACAACTAATGTCGCATGTAAATAATGTTCATGAAAGTGAATCCGCTAATGACCTAGAATTCGGTACTACTGGAAAACAGATCTTAGGTGGGCACGTATCAGGTGTAATCACTTTACATGATGTCTTTTCAAAACGACAAGTGCTCCAAATTCCGAGTGCCTTTATGTCTTCATGCAGTTCCTTAACGATAAATTCCTCTGACAATAACTACGTGTATGGCGGCTATGAAAATGGTGCATTAGCTTTATGGGATTTAAGAAACCCTCTAAAGCCTGTCGACGTTGCATACATAAACAAGGGCATACCAGTAAATTATACTTATTACTTTAATGGCTCGTTGTATGTTTCTTCAGGTGTCGACACAAGCATGAAATTCGAAACAGATCCTTCCActaaattcattaatacCAATTCGCCTACGTTCCTCGTCTCTGAAGATCACGAAATAGCGCAATATACAGGCATTTCTTCTAGTAATGGAGTCGTTGCAGTAGGCAATTGGGGATTTTGCGCAGAATATTCTAATTAG
- the COG7 gene encoding Golgi transport complex subunit COG7 (similar to Saccharomyces cerevisiae COG7 (YGL005C); ancestral locus Anc_4.118) — MTEASKDQISNDDPLLNMFFDDGFVPQAFVDILLTNSNSEDTTQVQSTASSLLTRLDFYTKNLTAELESTIFNLEKLSEALPGTWVNPALNTDDTNDDQPMGTSKLEYYIDTLGSAVRALELDVAKVETQLGELKSHYTNSENIKVRLNKLHIVKKRLNIVLQYFIKLKNISNITDSTKRSDSNSNLTSISDFKISLQTLEETIDQSLLDLLENETVEKKEKDLLLKVRDFCELTILFKGLGEFYEAYSEFALNIQNKANDYMSRKNVENAFSI; from the coding sequence ATGACTGAGGCTTCGAAAGATCAAATATCTAATGACGATCCCCTCCTGAATATGTTTTTCGATGACGGCTTTGTCCCTCAGGCCTTCGTGGATATTCTATTGACCAATAGTAACTCTGAGGACACGACACAAGTACAATCAACGGCATCATCGTTACTGACCAGATTGGATTTCTACACTAAAAATCTAACTGCTGAATTGGAAAGTACTATCTTTAACCTAGAAAAGCTTTCAGAGGCTTTGCCGGGTACGTGGGTCAATCCTGCATTAAATACAGATGACACTAATGATGATCAACCGATGGGCACATCAAAACTAGAGTACTACATAGATACTCTGGGAAGTGCAGTAAGAGCTCTAGAGTTAGATGTTGCTAAGGTTGAGACACAATTAGGGGAACTGAAGTCCCATTATACAAACAGTGAAAATATCAAGGTAAGGTTAAACAAACTGCATATCGTTAAGAAAAGACTTAATATCGTTTTACAGTACttcataaaattgaagaatatttCCAACATTACAGATTCCACGAAAAGATCTGATTCAAATAGTAATCTAACATCAATATCagattttaaaatttcacttCAGACACTTGAGGAAACTATTGATCAATCATTATTAGACCTTCTGGAAAATGAAACGGtagagaaaaaagagaaagatttACTACTTAAGGTACGGGATTTTTGTGAattaacaattttattcaaaggTTTAGGTGAATTCTATGAAGCGTATTCTGAATTTGCTTTGAACATTCAAAACAAAGCAAATGATTACATGAGTAGGAAAAATGTGGAGAATGCGTTCAGTATATAA
- the PMC1 gene encoding calcium-transporting ATPase PMC1 (similar to Saccharomyces cerevisiae PMC1 (YGL006W); ancestral locus Anc_4.117), whose amino-acid sequence MSQDHYDYPLSVDQLSSLHNPKSIHAFATLFHDNESNLYKYLNTHKTNGIHQLTDYHQSNRYSKYKDNRIPKRVPKTFYQLIWEAFNDKTMLLLTGAAIVSFALGMYELLFQPPAFDPEGNKIKKVDWVEGIAIMLAVVVVVVVGAANDYQKELQFVKLNEKKENRKIIVIRDNKELLVSIYDLLVGDLVNLQTGDVVPADSILVSGTCEVDESTITGETETIKKFPLSHVLKINHNDKSIDIGSVDSNGDKFPDCMLISGSKLLSGLGKAIVTSVGENSIHGKTMMSLNVEPESTPLQERLSQLADSISVYGCIAALFLFLVLFIRFLFYVLSPHGRFHHLDPAQRGNKFMNIFITAITIIVVAVPEGLPLAVTLALAFATTRMTKDGNLVRVLRACETMGSATAVCSDKTGTLTENVMTVVKGLFGNTHFDDSEPTESDSKELFQNTSESLISDVYTNVILNSTAFENSEYTPENAIDRDDTDANNGSSEEDLLTKISEGRQEPYIGSKTETALLRLARKSMNLKFGTLQNLRDNTVENFNIEEIVQIIPFESSRKWSGIIVKYKDCDNYKLYVKGAAEIVSNNCKYQKNSNNDELIEIDRNEINQEIEKLAVGALRAISLAHMNFDNVTEWPPADLKDTDNPNFVSPGLISKYDRSDLVLDGIVGIQDPLRPQVKDSVKQCQNAGVTVRMITGDNLLTARAIARNCNILTTETFQDPEYSIEGPKFRTLTKEERLRVLPNLRVMARSSPEDKRLLVETLKRMGEVVAVTGDGTNDAPALKLADVGFSMGISGTEVAREASDIVLMTDDFSAIVNAIKWGRCVSISIKKFIQFQLIVNVTAVILTFVSAVASEDESSVLTAVQLLWVNLIMDTLAALALATDKPDPNIMNRKPKGRSTPLIAASTWKMILGQSTLQLIVTFVLHFHGQALFFPHKKKITGHEQQQLNAMTFNTFVWLQFFTLLVSRKLDECDEITNWKDRISQVNLNFFQDLFRNYYFLVIMAIIGCFQVLIMFFGGAPFSIAPQTKAMWETAILCGMLSLPVGVIIRICPDELALKFFPSKAFNKCKYILTFEFIRGRIDKSKSADEEALLNDDESTESSSAFF is encoded by the coding sequence ATGTCCCAAGATCATTACGATTATCCTCTCTCTGTAGACCAACTCTCCAGTCTGCATAATCCAAAATCTATTCATGCATTTGCTACTCTTTTCCATGATAATGAGTCAAATCTATATAAATATCTTAATACTCACAAAACAAATGGTATACATCAATTAACTGATTACCATCAATCAAATCgctattcaaaatataaagataatAGGATACCAAAACGTGTACCAAAGACTTTCTATCAACTCATATGGGAAGCTTTCAATGATAAGACAATGCTTCTATTAACGGGTGCAGCTATCGTTTCATTCGCTTTGGGAATGTACGAATTACTGTTTCAACCACCAGCCTTCGACCCTGAAGGTAACAAGATTAAGAAAGTAGATTGGGTAGAAGGTATTGCAATCATGCTAGCCGTTGTAGTCGTTGTTGTCGTAGGTGCCGCTAATGATTATCAAAAGGAATTACAATTCGttaaattaaatgaaaagaaggaaaataGGAAAATTATTGTCATTAGagataataaagaattgTTAGTCTCCATATATGATCTGTTAGTAGGTGACTTAGTCAATTTACAAACCGGTGACGTTGTACCGGCCGATTCTATATTAGTATCAGGTACTTGTGAAGTTGATGAATCTACAATAACTGGTGAAACTGAAAccattaaaaaatttccattGTCTCATGTCTTGAAAATAAACCATAATGATAAATCCATTGATATAGGCTCTGTTGATTCAAACGGTGATAAATTCCCAGATTGTATGCTCATATCAGGATCTAAGTTATTATCAGGTTTAGGTAAAGCTATTGTGACTTCCGTCGGTGAAAACTCAATTCACGGGAAAACTATGATGTCATTAAATGTGGAACCTGAATCAACACCATTACAAGAACGTCTAAGTCAGTTAGCCGACAGTATTTCCGTCTACGGCTGTATAGCTGCgctctttttatttttagtgCTTTTCATAAGATTTTTATTCTACGTTCTATCACCACACGGTAGATTCCATCATTTGGATCCAGCTCAAAGGGGTAACAAATTCATGAACATTTTCATCACTGCAATCACAATTATAGTCGTTGCTGTTCCTGAAGGTCTACCATTGGCTGTCACTTTAGCATTAGCTTTTGCAACTACAAGAATGACCAAAGATGGTAACCTTGTGAGAGTACTCAGAGCTTGTGAAACAATGGGTTCTGCTACAGCTGTTTGTTCAGATAAGACGGGTACTTTGACAGAAAATGTAATGACTGTAGTGAAAGGTCTTTTCGGTAATACTCACTTTGACGATTCTGAACCAACAGAATCAGATTCTAAAGAGTTGTTTCAAAACACATCAGAATCTCTAATAAGTGACGTATATACAAATGTCATCCTCAATTCAAcagcttttgaaaatagtgaATACACTCCAGAAAATGCTATTGATCGCGATGATACTGACGCTAACAATGGTAGtagtgaagaagatttgCTCACCAAAATCTCAGAGGGAAGACAAGAACCTTACATTGGATCAAAAACTGAAACTGCCCTTTTAAGATTAGCTAGGAAATCcatgaatttgaaattcgGTACTTTGCAAAATTTACGTGATAACACagtagaaaattttaacattgaagaaatagtaCAGATTATACCTTTTGAAAgttcaagaaaatggaGTGGAATAATAGTAAAATATAAGGATTGTGATAACTATAAATTGTACGTTAAAGGTGCCGCAGAAATTGTTTCTAATAACTGtaaatatcaaaagaattcaaataatgatgaattgattGAGATTGATAGGaatgaaatcaatcaagaaattgaaaaattggctGTCGGAGCTTTAAGAGCAATTTCCTTGGCTCATATGAATTTTGATAACGTTACTGAATGGCCACCAGCTGACTTAAAGGATACTGACAACccaaattttgtttcacCAGGTTTAATATCCAAATATGATAGAAGTGATTTAGTTTTAGATGGTATCGTTGGTATTCAAGATCCACTACGTCCACAAGTTAAAGACTCGGTTAAACAATGTCAAAATGCTGGTGTAACAGTGAGAATGATCACCGGTGATAATCTATTAACAGCAAGAGCAATCGCCAGAAACTGTAATATTTTAACTACCGAAACTTTTCAGGATCCAgaatattcaattgaagGACCCAAGTTCAGAACACTAACCAAAGAGGAAAGATTAAGAGTTCTACCAAACCTAAGAGTAATGGCTAGATCTTCTCCTGAAGATAAAAGATTGTTGGTggaaactttgaaaagaatggGAGAAGTTGTCGCAGTAACCGGAGATGGTACTAACGATGCTCCTGCCTTGAAGTTAGCCGATGTGGGTTTTTCCATGGGTATATCTGGTACTGAAGTCGCAAGAGAGGCTTCTGATATTGTTTTAATGACAGATGATTTTTCTGCCATTGTCAACGCTATAAAATGGGGTAGGTGtgtttcaatttcaatcaaaaaattcattcaatttcagtTAATCGTTAATGTTACAGCAGTTATTCTGACTTTTGTTTCCGCTGTTGCTTCTGAAGACGAATCCTCAGTATTGACTGCAGTTCAATTATTGTGGGTTAATTTAATCATGGACACTTTAGCCGCTTTAGCATTAGCAACTGATAAACCAGATCCAAATATCATGAATAGAAAACCAAAAGGTCGTTCCACACCATTGATTGCGGCTTCAACTTGGAAAATGATTCTTGGACAGTCTACATTGCAGCTGATTGTTACATTCGTTTTACATTTCCATGGACAAGCTCTATTTTTCCCacacaagaaaaaaataactgGACATGAACAACAGCAACTTAATGCCATGACATTCAACACATTTGTTTGGTTACAATTCTTCACGTTATtggtttcaagaaaattagaTGAGTGTGATGAAATCACAAATTGGAAGGATAGAATTTCGCAAgttaatttgaattttttccaAGATCTTTTCAGAAACTATTACTTCCTAGTTATCATGGCAATTATCGGTTGCTTCCAAGTTTTGATCATGTTCTTTGGCGGCGCTCCATTTTCCATCGCACCTCAAACAAAAGCTATGTGGGAAACAGCCATTTTGTGTGGTATGTTATCATTACCTGTTGGTGTCATAATAAGAATATGTCCAGATGAGTTGGCATTGAAATTCTTTCCATCCAAGGCATTCAATAAATGTAAATACATTCTCacatttgaattcattagAGGTAGAATTGATAAAAGCAAGTCTGCTGATGAAGAGGCCTTACTTAATGATGACGAGAGTACCGAGTCATCAAGCgcatttttttaa